Sequence from the Camelus dromedarius isolate mCamDro1 chromosome 12, mCamDro1.pat, whole genome shotgun sequence genome:
TATTGTAAAGGTCTTCTCAATGGGCTACTGTGAGGATTTCacaagttaatacatgtaaagcactatGACACATAttacacatttattaaatgctattatttttcaAGATACAAGATTTAATCCTTCCTTGGAAAGAGTCAGAGTTCAATTTTAGGTTAATCTATCTCACTGTCCTTTCAGAGAAAacatattgggaaaaaaaatcggACCTGACGTCATTCAGCCTAAGGCAAATCCTCAGTCATCCCTCTGGTCTTTCATTAAAAGCCCCAGGTTTGGAGTAAGTGGCCACAGATGGCCTTTCACAATTACACCAGTCCTCAGGATATGTCGTATGTCCTGATTGGAATCCCAGGACTACAAGATTTGCACACCTGGATCTCCATCCCTATCTGTTTCATGTACATTGTGGCTCTTGTAGGTAACATCTTCTTGATCTTCCTGATCGTGACCGAGCGGAGTCTCCAGGAGCCCATGTATCTCCTCCTTTCCATGCTGGCCTTGGCAGATGTCCTGCTCTCCACAGCCACAGCCCCCAAGATGCTGGCCATCTTCTGGTTCCATTCCATGGGTATATCCTTTGGTAGCTGCGTATCCCAGATGTTCTTCATACACTTTATCTTTGTGGCAGAATCTGCCATTCTCCTGGCCATGGCATttgaccgctacgtggccatctgttACCCACTGAGATACACTGCAATCTTAACCTCCTCAGTCATTGGGAAGATTGTCATAGCTGCTGTGGTTAGAAGCTTTATCATATGTTTTCCATTCATCTTCCTGGTACATCGACTTATCTATTGTGGGAGAAACATCATTCCCCATTCCTACTGTGAGCACATGGGCATTGCCAGATTGGCATGTGATGATATCAATGTCAACATCATTTATGGCCTGACGGTGGCCCTACTGTCTACAGGAATGGATATAGTGTTCATCATTACATCCTACACAATGATCCTTTGCACAGTGTTTCAGATACCTTCCTGGACTGCCAGATTCAAGGCCCTTAACACATGTAGTTCCCACATCTGTGTCATACTTATATTCTATGCCCcagcattcttttcattttttgcccATCGCTTTGGGGATAAAACTATCCCTCATCACATCCACATCCTAGTAGCCAACCTCTATGTGGTGGTGCCCCCTATGCTCAACCCCATTATTTATGGGGTGAAGACCAAACAGATACAAGACcaagtggttttgtttttctctcccattAACACATGCTAAAATGAAGAATAATGCTAAATATTGGGTATTTtgaataacacacacacacacacacacacacacacacacacatacacactatttAAAAGTCTGTTTCAATGAGGCATAGGAATAAATGAAATTCATGAAAACTCTCAAACACACTTAAAGGGATAGAATCTGCCAGAAATGCCAAAAGCCTATACATTTTCCTAAGGCActtaaagattttgaaaaactattttattttatttttaatttttaacacctttattgtggtatggttcttATACAGTAAACtgtacatatttcagatgtataatttaatgaattttgatagatgtatacactaAATTGTCAATTCTCCTAGACATAATGTTATGCATTTTAACTTATTATAAAGGATAAATAAAgataactgagaaaaatattttaggatttaaCCCAGATGGACATCTCCTGTGTAGAGCAGAGAAATGGGAGTGATGGGTCACTGAGCTTTCTTATAGACAGTTGAAATTCTGCTGAAATACTAAACACTCCTACGGCAATCAGCAAATACTTGGACCAATGGCATGAAGCCACTAAATTATAATTCTTTTTGTCTGCATTTATTTCTT
This genomic interval carries:
- the LOC105097954 gene encoding olfactory receptor 52Z1P; the protein is MSYVLIGIPGLQDLHTWISIPICFMYIVALVGNIFLIFLIVTERSLQEPMYLLLSMLALADVLLSTATAPKMLAIFWFHSMGISFGSCVSQMFFIHFIFVAESAILLAMAFDRYVAICYPLRYTAILTSSVIGKIVIAAVVRSFIICFPFIFLVHRLIYCGRNIIPHSYCEHMGIARLACDDINVNIIYGLTVALLSTGMDIVFIITSYTMILCTVFQIPSWTARFKALNTCSSHICVILIFYAPAFFSFFAHRFGDKTIPHHIHILVANLYVVVPPMLNPIIYGVKTKQIQDQVVLFFSPINTC